The following proteins are encoded in a genomic region of Anabas testudineus chromosome 13, fAnaTes1.2, whole genome shotgun sequence:
- the omgb gene encoding oligodendrocyte-myelin glycoprotein: MMRALTMPACCAALLCLVLLLLGGLVLSICPSVCSCSRGHRMVDCSSRGLTKLPHGLQHNIHFLNLSFNSLQGLDSQLSHYAHLRTLDLSYNRLESMPLALPRSLWDIRAAGNHMRSLDKNDTAYHWNLKVLDLSDNELERVVFINNTLPSLQALNLSQNRFWTVPTNMPHNLEIIDLSHNFLVQILPGSLDRLPRLVQLYLHVNRFSWLSEGVFDKLTRLEVMTLGDNPWACEEEENITKLLRWAEQTHATVLGCPCYTRPICGQSHLATPGREWHSALFTEPPLWVNSRGDGQSPARTPEVTSSYQVKSAIFETGIYQEKRGSNESGDHVMFVWTSSTSFDSFSAHTSTTAHPRSSANKPKVANSRNKGHGLLVKTQKTVTLTILVITTLVFNTY; the protein is encoded by the exons AGCCCTAACCATGCCTGCCTGCTGTGCCGCTCTGCTCTGCCTGGTCCTCCTGCTGCTGGGAGGTTTAGTGCTGTCCATTTGCCCCTCTGTGTGCTCCTGCAGCAGAGGACATCGCATGGTGGACTGTTCGTCGCGAGGCTTAACCAAGCTACCGCATGGTCTGCAGCACAACATTCACTTTCTCAACCTCTCTTTTAACAG CTTGCAGGGTCTGGACAGTCAGCTCAGCCACTATGCCCACCTACGAACCCTGGACCTGTCCTACAACCGCCTGGAGAGCATGCCCCTTGCCTTGCCGAGGTCTCTTTGGGACATTCGAGCAGCAGGGAACCATATGCGCTCGctggacaaaaatgacacaGCTTACCACTGGAATCTAAAAGTTTTGGATCTGTCGGACAACGAACTGGAGAGAGTGGTCTTCATCAACAACACATTGCCCAGTCTCCAAGCTCTTAACCTCAGTCAAAACAGGTTTTGGACTGTGCCCACAAACATGCCTCACAACCTGGAGATCATTGATTTGTCACATAACTTTCTGGTGCAGATTCTGCCAGGATCGCTGGATCGGCTGCCCAGGCTGGTTCAGCTCTACTTGCATGTTAATCGCTTCTCCTGGTTGTCTGAGGGGGTCTTTGATAAGTTGACAAGGCTAGAGGTGATGACTCTTGGGGACAACCCCTGGGcttgtgaagaagaagaaaacataacaaAGCTCCTGAGATGGGCTGAGCAGACGCATGCAACTGTCTTAGGCTGCCCCTGTTATACAAGACCTATCTGTGGACAAAGTCATCTGGCAACACCAGGGAGGGAGTGGCACTCTGCGCTCTTCACAGAGCCACCACTCTGGGTTAACAGCAGAGGCGATGGACAATCGCCTGCAAGGACTCCAGAGGTTACATCAAGTTACCAGGTCAAATCTGCAATTTTTGAGACTGGGATATATcaggaaaaaagaggaagtaatGAATCTGGGGACCATGTGATGTTTGTCTGGACATCATCTACAAGTTTTGATAGTTTCTccgcacacacaagcacaacagCGCACCCACGGTCTTCAGCAAACAAGCCCAAAGTGGCTAACTCACGGAATAAAGGTCATGGATTACTTGTTAAGACTCAAAAAACTGTAACCCTGACAATTTTAGTAATTACAACACTTGTGTTCAACACTTACTGA